The following coding sequences are from one Mycolicibacterium aichiense window:
- a CDS encoding glycoside hydrolase produces the protein MTGIRHYLRRSVCGIGSVLLVVAAPLGAVHAEPADDALGRLNELSQQAVRSREAVTAAQRDADAAQAQQAAAEDRQRADLAALEAANNQLEPYQAAVDRLASMTYMGGGESQMAAVFSASSPQRLIDKLALQQMVDATTADQMRGYRDTRERAAAVARASEQSAADARAAAERAAAIRADLQATWQDLLREIAAAEAQYATLTPQQQAVVDNAAPPPDLRPPQDPAIVAMPGLPPGDLAPPPEAAIPDDPAALPVGVANEVGLQPNTILAARTISAQFPQIATIDGVRPDSKPWHPRGLAIDIMIPNPESPEGIALGDQIRAFAMANAARFGLQDVIWRGVYSTPAGPQATGYGHFDHVHITTTPRG, from the coding sequence ATGACCGGGATTCGCCACTACCTTCGCCGGTCGGTGTGCGGCATCGGGTCCGTGTTGCTTGTGGTCGCCGCGCCGCTGGGTGCAGTGCATGCGGAGCCTGCCGACGACGCGTTGGGCAGGCTCAACGAGTTGTCTCAACAAGCGGTGCGCAGCCGCGAAGCCGTCACCGCCGCTCAGCGTGACGCCGACGCCGCGCAAGCCCAGCAGGCCGCGGCGGAGGATCGCCAACGCGCCGACCTTGCCGCGTTGGAGGCTGCCAACAACCAACTGGAGCCCTATCAGGCCGCGGTCGACCGCCTCGCGTCGATGACCTACATGGGCGGTGGCGAGAGCCAGATGGCGGCGGTGTTCAGCGCGTCGTCGCCGCAACGTCTCATCGACAAGCTGGCGCTGCAGCAGATGGTGGACGCCACGACCGCCGATCAGATGAGGGGATATCGAGACACTCGCGAACGTGCCGCGGCCGTCGCCCGAGCTTCAGAGCAATCAGCCGCGGACGCGCGTGCCGCGGCCGAGCGAGCTGCCGCAATCCGCGCGGATCTGCAAGCCACGTGGCAGGACCTGCTGCGCGAGATCGCCGCCGCGGAAGCCCAGTACGCAACGTTGACTCCCCAGCAGCAAGCGGTGGTCGACAACGCCGCACCGCCACCCGATCTACGGCCCCCTCAGGACCCGGCGATCGTCGCGATGCCCGGCCTGCCTCCCGGCGACCTGGCTCCGCCACCGGAAGCTGCCATCCCGGACGATCCGGCAGCATTACCCGTCGGTGTCGCCAATGAGGTTGGCTTACAACCCAATACGATCCTCGCTGCGCGGACGATCAGCGCGCAGTTTCCCCAGATCGCCACCATCGACGGGGTACGGCCCGATTCGAAGCCGTGGCATCCGCGCGGTCTGGCGATCGACATCATGATTCCCAATCCGGAGAGCCCGGAAGGCATTGCGCTCGGCGACCAGATCCGCGCGTTCGCGATGGCCAACGCCGCCCGATTCGGACTGCAGGACGTGATCTGGCGGGGCGTCTACTCCACGCCGGCCGGGCCGCAAGCCACGGGTTACGGACACTTCGACCACGTGCACATCACCACCACGCCGCGCGGCTGA
- a CDS encoding MBL fold metallo-hydrolase — translation MLEEAGGVNAAHTGPHGNQEFRWITLGTMSGPLPSAVRHQPANVLYDGAEAIVVDCGDGAVDQLCKAGIPLSAVRTVILSHLHIDHTAGLYGLLGRRLQAHIPGPLTIYGPRGTLRMVNAIRSSFDFVSGSMSQVPGFVKQFDADITAIEITDGSRFTLGDIDVVTVTNTHYAFPDGSPEALRYQSLSLRFDTPTRSIAYTGDTGPSVNVERLADSADVLVSEITDPEEIVARISRTFGFPPTALAAIKRRFELEHLTADEVGLLASRSGVKSIVITHNPLPPESTTKARNAIGAHFDGPVTFADDLDTH, via the coding sequence ATGCTCGAGGAAGCCGGTGGCGTGAACGCCGCCCACACCGGACCGCACGGCAATCAGGAGTTCCGGTGGATCACGTTGGGAACAATGAGCGGTCCACTTCCGAGCGCCGTACGGCACCAGCCGGCGAACGTGCTCTACGACGGGGCGGAGGCGATCGTGGTCGATTGCGGCGACGGCGCAGTCGATCAGCTATGCAAGGCAGGGATCCCTCTTTCCGCGGTCCGCACCGTCATACTCAGCCATCTGCATATCGACCACACCGCCGGACTCTATGGGCTGTTGGGGCGCAGGCTGCAAGCGCATATCCCTGGCCCGCTGACGATTTACGGGCCACGCGGAACGCTCCGCATGGTCAATGCGATCCGGTCGTCGTTCGACTTCGTCTCCGGATCGATGTCGCAGGTGCCGGGCTTCGTGAAGCAGTTCGACGCCGACATCACCGCCATCGAGATCACCGACGGGTCACGGTTCACCCTAGGCGACATCGACGTTGTCACCGTCACGAATACGCATTACGCGTTTCCCGACGGTAGTCCGGAAGCACTCCGCTACCAATCACTTTCGTTGCGGTTCGACACTCCCACGCGGAGCATCGCCTATACGGGCGACACCGGCCCCAGTGTGAATGTCGAGCGATTGGCCGACAGCGCGGACGTACTGGTCAGCGAGATCACCGATCCCGAGGAGATCGTGGCCAGAATATCCCGCACATTTGGCTTTCCGCCGACTGCGCTGGCCGCCATCAAACGACGATTTGAGCTCGAACACCTGACCGCCGACGAGGTAGGCCTGCTGGCAAGCCGGTCAGGCGTCAAATCGATTGTCATTACCCATAATCCGCTCCCGCCGGAAAGCACGACCAAGGCCCGCAACGCTATCGGCGCGCATTTCGACGGGCCGGTCACGTTTGCCGATGACCTGGACACTCACTGA
- a CDS encoding TetR/AcrR family transcriptional regulator: MIPPDAEPKTRAERVRQTRERIVTVALTLFAEKGYEATSLQDIANEMGLTKPAVFYHYRGKQEILKDLAEPARTALSALLDRARAHPVGPERTEILVTGLADLFLSRREFARIMAQQAAFRDAMRTAVGGPGMLDTLIEVTYGPDPSLDQRFAVYSATSVGPALGTRRSPAARTQSGFVASISPDSQRAMTVATRLRSPTPPSTWRAMLSPRV, translated from the coding sequence GTGATCCCGCCTGACGCCGAGCCCAAGACTCGTGCCGAGCGCGTACGCCAGACCCGGGAGCGCATCGTCACTGTGGCGCTGACGCTGTTCGCCGAAAAGGGCTATGAGGCAACGTCGTTGCAAGACATTGCCAACGAAATGGGACTGACCAAGCCTGCGGTGTTCTACCACTACCGCGGTAAACAGGAGATCCTCAAGGACCTGGCCGAGCCGGCCCGGACCGCCCTGTCCGCACTTCTGGATCGTGCTCGTGCCCACCCCGTTGGGCCGGAACGCACCGAGATTCTGGTAACCGGGCTGGCGGACCTGTTTCTTTCACGCCGTGAGTTCGCGCGAATAATGGCGCAGCAGGCCGCATTCCGTGACGCCATGCGCACCGCGGTCGGTGGGCCCGGGATGCTCGATACGCTCATCGAGGTCACCTACGGCCCCGATCCAAGCCTGGACCAGCGATTCGCTGTGTATTCAGCGACGTCGGTGGGTCCGGCTCTCGGCACTCGGAGATCACCCGCAGCACGAACTCAGAGCGGTTTTGTTGCGAGCATTTCGCCGGATAGCCAGCGTGCAATGACGGTGGCGACAAGGTTGCGATCACCTACGCCGCCGAGTACGTGGCGCGCAATGCTCTCGCCGCGGGTCTGA
- a CDS encoding universal stress protein, producing MTSAAQEQSVVAGIDGSDASLGAARWAAEFATTHALPLTLLHAVPRLEWHFAGAEAPTGPEGNGDEVLAAAEADVRSAHPDLMISTAMVKSAVATALTDASPEARLLVVGTGAGEHRALGGHAVRIVHRAQCPVVVWRAPVAKRTGKPLPVVVGIDDSEASGRALAEAFDIARGLHAQLTVVHMWEIDAAVGMGDLGGEGNMDWQLLDVLETQQRRRMDELVQPLARKYPNAHVVKVFQDVSPAKGLTDLSREAQLVVVGSHGRGRLAGSILGSVSQNLIHHAECPVLVVR from the coding sequence GTGACCTCCGCTGCCCAAGAACAGTCCGTCGTTGCCGGCATCGATGGATCGGACGCCTCGCTCGGCGCGGCCCGGTGGGCCGCGGAGTTCGCCACCACCCACGCCCTTCCGCTGACGTTGCTGCATGCGGTCCCGCGGCTCGAATGGCATTTCGCCGGCGCTGAAGCACCCACCGGACCCGAGGGCAACGGCGACGAGGTGCTCGCCGCGGCGGAAGCGGACGTGCGGTCGGCGCACCCCGATCTGATGATCAGCACGGCCATGGTCAAGTCCGCGGTCGCGACTGCCCTGACAGATGCCTCGCCGGAGGCCAGGCTGTTGGTGGTGGGCACCGGCGCGGGGGAGCACCGAGCCCTGGGAGGCCACGCTGTGCGGATCGTCCACCGTGCGCAGTGTCCGGTGGTGGTCTGGCGGGCGCCCGTCGCGAAGCGGACCGGTAAACCGTTACCGGTCGTGGTCGGCATCGATGACTCGGAGGCGTCCGGTCGGGCGCTCGCGGAGGCCTTTGACATTGCCCGCGGGTTGCATGCGCAGCTGACGGTGGTGCACATGTGGGAGATCGACGCGGCTGTCGGGATGGGCGACCTCGGCGGCGAGGGGAACATGGACTGGCAGTTGCTGGATGTTCTCGAGACCCAGCAGCGCCGGCGGATGGATGAGCTGGTGCAACCGCTGGCCAGGAAGTATCCGAACGCCCATGTCGTCAAGGTTTTTCAGGACGTCAGCCCGGCGAAGGGGCTCACCGATCTGTCGCGGGAGGCCCAGCTGGTGGTCGTCGGCAGTCACGGTCGCGGGAGGCTGGCCGGCTCGATCCTCGGCTCGGTCAGCCAGAACCTCATCCATCACGCCGAGTGCCCGGTGCTCGTGGTCCGGTAA
- a CDS encoding methyltransferase, whose amino-acid sequence MPSTPLPVVLATLALRRTLKRLADKMVPPQFAMLDVGEGVAGVQIAASIAELGIADVLADGPLTAPQIAARIGSDVETTHRLLRGATACGLCTLDRRTGAAKMTPMGAVLRSDHPSSLRAWMRYKGMRSTVEAWGGLAESVRSGRSAFEIVHGMSVWDWYAAHPDEQQLFAATMRQATSIIAHGIARVYPWPDGAVVCDVAGGIGTLLSVVVTESQANLRGVLVDSAGMIAEAERFLTERGVADRIERVAGDIFGSIDATADVYLLKDVLHDWDDERCATILAAVAASMPVGAKLLVVEYLQPRNRPNPFSPLLDLHTLTQRDGGRLRSRAELDDLLVGAGLRPTGRSFSVVPHDIIEAAKIA is encoded by the coding sequence ATGCCATCGACGCCCCTGCCCGTGGTGCTGGCCACGCTCGCGTTACGCCGCACGCTCAAGCGACTCGCCGACAAAATGGTGCCACCGCAGTTCGCGATGCTCGATGTCGGCGAGGGCGTCGCCGGCGTTCAGATCGCCGCGAGTATCGCCGAACTCGGGATCGCCGACGTACTGGCTGATGGACCGCTGACCGCCCCGCAGATCGCCGCGCGGATCGGATCCGACGTAGAGACCACCCATCGCCTGCTGCGAGGCGCGACCGCATGCGGTCTGTGCACCCTGGACCGCCGGACCGGGGCGGCGAAGATGACTCCGATGGGCGCCGTGCTCCGCAGCGATCACCCTTCGTCGCTGCGAGCCTGGATGCGCTACAAGGGAATGCGCTCGACTGTCGAGGCGTGGGGTGGGCTCGCCGAAAGTGTGCGCAGCGGCCGCAGCGCGTTCGAGATCGTGCACGGCATGTCGGTATGGGACTGGTACGCCGCCCATCCCGATGAGCAACAGCTCTTCGCCGCGACGATGCGGCAGGCCACGAGCATCATCGCCCACGGGATCGCCCGGGTGTATCCGTGGCCTGACGGTGCGGTGGTGTGTGATGTTGCAGGCGGGATCGGCACGCTGTTGTCGGTCGTCGTCACCGAATCGCAGGCGAATCTGCGCGGGGTGCTGGTCGACAGCGCCGGGATGATCGCCGAAGCCGAGCGGTTTCTCACCGAACGCGGAGTCGCCGACCGCATCGAGCGTGTCGCGGGAGACATCTTCGGGTCCATCGACGCCACCGCCGACGTCTACCTTCTCAAAGACGTCCTGCACGACTGGGACGACGAACGCTGCGCGACGATCCTCGCCGCGGTGGCAGCCAGCATGCCCGTCGGCGCGAAGCTGCTGGTGGTCGAGTATCTGCAGCCGCGCAATCGGCCGAATCCGTTCTCTCCGCTGCTGGACCTGCACACGTTGACCCAGCGCGACGGCGGCCGCTTGCGATCCCGGGCCGAACTCGACGACCTGCTGGTCGGCGCCGGGCTGCGGCCCACCGGTCGGTCGTTCTCCGTCGTGCCGCACGACATCATCGAGGCCGCCAAGATCGCATGA
- a CDS encoding CIA30 family protein, which produces MMRYGLAGTMAALSTLLLVSCGSIEGAAHAGPAVPLVSLDAGWTTVNDPVMGGRSTSKVAYADGGLVFSGTISLENNGGFASARSPEDPDIGRRAAGAMSIRVSAVGDGKTYVLRVGAAGQPWSYIQRFPTEAGVPRTYELPVAAFQPVGMRMDPAPQAPAALDPSIITEVSVFILDKQQGPFAITITGIDAES; this is translated from the coding sequence ATGATGCGATACGGGCTGGCCGGAACCATGGCGGCACTTTCGACACTTCTGCTGGTGTCCTGCGGAAGCATCGAGGGAGCCGCACACGCCGGACCCGCGGTTCCGCTGGTCTCCCTCGACGCCGGTTGGACCACGGTCAATGACCCCGTCATGGGCGGTCGATCCACGTCGAAGGTCGCGTACGCCGATGGTGGTCTTGTCTTTTCGGGAACCATCTCCCTGGAGAACAACGGCGGTTTCGCCTCCGCCCGCAGTCCGGAAGACCCCGATATCGGCCGACGAGCCGCCGGCGCCATGTCGATCCGCGTGAGTGCCGTCGGCGACGGTAAGACCTACGTGTTGAGAGTGGGCGCCGCGGGACAGCCCTGGTCCTACATCCAGCGCTTCCCCACCGAAGCCGGCGTTCCACGGACATACGAACTTCCCGTGGCAGCTTTCCAGCCGGTGGGGATGCGGATGGATCCGGCGCCGCAGGCCCCAGCGGCTCTGGACCCGTCGATCATCACCGAAGTATCGGTCTTCATTCTCGACAAACAGCAGGGGCCGTTCGCCATCACGATCACGGGGATCGACGCGGAGTCCTGA
- a CDS encoding DUF3159 domain-containing protein, translated as MGGRVCRGDHLTQRTTDRPWGGWHGLADALGPHAVFLAVYLATQQIGSATCAALALAVVLALIRLLSRQPVRTALAGAALIGVSALVVVTTGDGTDFYLLDIVRTSVLSFILIASLLIRRPLVGVLVGPVIADPRWYSDRVQRRAYDLCTVIWAAAVVARSAVKIPFYLDDNVVALGIASMVMGVPLLLVTTYLQLRILRATYSQGGDGSATA; from the coding sequence CTGGGGGGCCGCGTTTGCCGCGGTGATCACCTCACCCAACGGACGACTGATAGACCTTGGGGCGGCTGGCATGGGCTGGCTGATGCTCTCGGACCGCACGCCGTCTTTCTTGCTGTCTACCTGGCGACACAACAGATCGGATCGGCCACATGCGCCGCGTTGGCGCTCGCAGTTGTCCTGGCGCTCATCCGACTGCTCAGTCGGCAGCCCGTGCGGACTGCGCTGGCCGGCGCGGCGTTGATCGGGGTGTCCGCCCTCGTGGTCGTCACCACCGGTGACGGGACTGACTTCTATCTCCTGGACATCGTTCGCACGTCGGTCTTGAGCTTCATCTTGATCGCCTCCCTGCTCATCCGCCGCCCGCTGGTCGGAGTCCTCGTCGGGCCGGTGATTGCCGACCCACGGTGGTACTCCGATCGCGTTCAACGACGGGCCTATGACCTGTGCACCGTCATCTGGGCTGCCGCCGTCGTTGCGCGCAGCGCCGTCAAGATCCCCTTCTACCTCGACGACAACGTGGTAGCGCTGGGCATCGCCAGCATGGTGATGGGTGTGCCTTTGCTGTTGGTTACGACGTATCTGCAGCTGCGGATTCTGCGGGCCACGTATTCGCAGGGTGGTGACGGCTCGGCCACCGCGTGA
- a CDS encoding coiled-coil domain-containing protein, producing MKFHRPFAPKTGPSRAAGAIAIVAALCVVSAGSAFAEPEVDELAKLNELTKQAQELIETAQSVQLDLDRKLQLQSAAEQKHTDDVAALESTRAQLADYQGTVDRAAAAIYTGGSTDSVTAFFAAASPQRLIDQLAVQRTITDQITGQLQKFREAQRQAAVAAAASAESAATAKAAADAAATVRADLETKQSEVEGQVRLVRATYYALPAAQQALLGPGGAIPTVGMSGLTPNARTLAAYVIATFPGVQSIGGVRPDPIPDHPSGHAIDIMIGSDMALGDAINADVQSQAERFGVSYTMWRVANHFNHVHVTVS from the coding sequence GTGAAGTTTCACCGGCCTTTCGCACCGAAAACTGGTCCGAGCAGGGCAGCGGGAGCGATCGCGATCGTCGCTGCGCTCTGCGTGGTGTCGGCGGGTTCCGCGTTCGCCGAGCCGGAAGTGGACGAGCTGGCCAAGCTCAACGAACTGACCAAACAGGCGCAGGAGTTGATCGAGACCGCTCAATCCGTCCAGCTGGACCTCGACAGGAAGTTGCAGCTGCAAAGCGCCGCGGAGCAAAAGCACACCGACGACGTGGCCGCTCTCGAATCCACCCGGGCGCAGCTGGCTGATTATCAGGGGACCGTCGACCGAGCCGCGGCCGCGATCTACACCGGCGGCAGCACCGACAGCGTGACGGCGTTCTTCGCTGCCGCGTCGCCCCAGCGCCTGATCGACCAACTGGCCGTCCAGCGGACGATCACCGACCAGATCACGGGACAGCTGCAGAAGTTCCGTGAGGCCCAGCGCCAGGCCGCGGTCGCCGCGGCCGCCTCCGCGGAATCCGCCGCCACCGCCAAAGCGGCCGCCGACGCCGCCGCGACGGTGCGGGCCGATCTGGAGACCAAGCAGTCGGAGGTCGAAGGCCAGGTCAGATTGGTGCGGGCAACCTACTACGCGCTGCCGGCCGCCCAGCAAGCATTGCTGGGCCCCGGCGGCGCGATCCCCACCGTCGGTATGAGCGGCCTGACCCCCAACGCCCGAACCCTCGCGGCCTACGTCATCGCGACCTTCCCGGGTGTGCAGTCCATCGGTGGCGTGCGCCCGGACCCGATTCCCGATCATCCGAGCGGCCATGCCATCGACATCATGATCGGCTCGGACATGGCGCTGGGCGATGCGATCAACGCCGACGTGCAAAGCCAGGCTGAACGCTTCGGGGTGTCCTACACGATGTGGCGGGTGGCCAACCACTTCAACCACGTCCACGTCACGGTGTCCTGA
- a CDS encoding alpha/beta fold hydrolase: MTYLDYENHPEIFVPHEYPEQIVDLGEVRMNYATAGEAHNPAILLIPGQTESWWGYEHAITLLSQRFQVYAVDLRGQGRSTWTPGRYSLDLFGSDLVRFIDQVIARPVVVCGLSSGGVVAAWLSAYAAPGQIRAAVYEDAPLFASELNPVLGPSIRQAAGPLFELFYKWLGAQWSIADFDGMRNAQDVELPEWVPAGLIGNGGTPGKPGGNGEIPQNLREYDPEWGHAFLTGAVAQNCDHQTMLARVRVPVLFTHHFRMHDPATGNLLGAVSDLQVQYAQRLVERAGNSFHYLSFPQMPHSMHGHQPQTYVDTVTTWLNALPS, translated from the coding sequence GTGACATATCTGGACTACGAGAACCATCCGGAAATATTTGTGCCGCATGAGTATCCGGAGCAGATTGTTGACCTCGGCGAGGTCAGGATGAACTATGCGACCGCGGGCGAGGCGCACAACCCAGCCATACTGCTCATTCCAGGCCAAACCGAGTCCTGGTGGGGTTACGAGCATGCGATCACGCTGCTTTCGCAGCGCTTCCAGGTCTATGCCGTCGACCTGCGCGGGCAAGGACGGTCTACCTGGACGCCCGGCCGTTACAGCCTCGATCTGTTCGGGTCGGATCTTGTTCGGTTCATCGATCAAGTGATCGCACGGCCCGTGGTGGTCTGCGGACTGTCGTCGGGTGGCGTCGTCGCAGCGTGGCTGTCTGCCTACGCCGCGCCTGGGCAGATCCGCGCAGCCGTCTACGAAGACGCCCCACTCTTCGCATCTGAACTCAACCCCGTACTGGGACCGTCGATTCGGCAGGCCGCCGGCCCGCTCTTCGAGCTCTTCTACAAATGGTTGGGGGCGCAATGGAGCATCGCCGACTTCGACGGCATGCGCAACGCGCAGGACGTGGAATTACCCGAGTGGGTTCCGGCCGGTCTGATCGGCAATGGTGGAACTCCGGGCAAGCCGGGGGGTAATGGCGAGATTCCGCAGAATCTGCGCGAGTACGACCCCGAATGGGGGCACGCGTTTCTTACCGGCGCGGTGGCTCAGAACTGTGACCACCAAACGATGCTCGCGCGCGTCAGGGTCCCGGTTCTTTTCACCCACCACTTCCGTATGCATGATCCGGCGACCGGCAATCTCCTGGGTGCCGTCTCCGACCTGCAGGTTCAGTATGCGCAGCGTCTAGTCGAACGTGCCGGTAACTCATTTCACTACCTGAGCTTTCCGCAGATGCCGCACTCCATGCACGGGCACCAACCCCAGACCTATGTAGACACCGTGACGACCTGGCTGAACGCGCTGCCATCGTGA
- a CDS encoding amidohydrolase family protein produces MARSNGFELVDVHAHFLTDEYVSAAVAAGIEHPDGMPMWPSWSVEAQLKLMQDNRIRRAVLSMSSPGVSFADSSQASALARHVNDFAVRTVAAHPERFSYFASLPLPDVDAAIVEAQRAIDRHAAAGVVVLSNHRGQYLGDAALDPLWECLNARQSVVFVHPTSPPYADAVALGRPRPVIEFMFETTRTITDLIFANVAGRYPDIKFLIPHCGAALPLLAARIEQFRSLWPMPDGSPPGPLSTETQLRRFWFDLAGYPMPAQASVLADVVGTERILYGSDFCWTPEFGVGKQVAALDADRSIDWRRVTSENAQRVLG; encoded by the coding sequence GTGGCCAGATCGAACGGTTTCGAATTGGTCGACGTTCACGCCCACTTCCTCACCGACGAGTACGTCAGCGCCGCGGTCGCCGCGGGGATCGAGCATCCTGACGGCATGCCCATGTGGCCGTCATGGAGTGTCGAGGCACAGTTGAAACTGATGCAGGACAATCGTATTCGCCGCGCAGTCCTGTCGATGTCCTCGCCAGGGGTGTCCTTCGCCGATTCATCGCAGGCGTCCGCTCTGGCCCGGCACGTCAACGACTTCGCCGTCAGAACGGTAGCTGCCCACCCAGAGCGCTTCTCCTACTTCGCTTCTCTTCCGCTACCCGACGTCGACGCGGCGATCGTCGAAGCGCAGCGCGCGATCGACCGGCACGCCGCGGCCGGCGTGGTTGTCCTGAGCAACCACCGCGGACAGTACCTCGGTGACGCGGCGCTCGACCCGCTGTGGGAGTGTCTGAATGCGCGGCAGTCCGTTGTGTTCGTTCACCCGACGTCACCGCCGTACGCCGATGCCGTGGCGCTCGGCCGTCCGCGGCCCGTCATCGAGTTCATGTTCGAAACCACCCGCACCATAACCGATTTGATCTTCGCCAACGTTGCCGGCCGTTACCCCGATATCAAGTTCCTGATCCCGCATTGCGGCGCCGCCCTGCCGCTCCTGGCAGCCCGTATCGAACAGTTCCGCAGCCTGTGGCCGATGCCCGACGGCAGTCCACCCGGACCCCTGAGCACCGAAACCCAGTTGCGCCGCTTCTGGTTCGACCTCGCCGGATATCCGATGCCCGCCCAGGCGTCCGTCTTGGCCGATGTGGTCGGCACCGAACGCATCCTCTACGGCAGCGACTTCTGCTGGACGCCCGAGTTCGGCGTTGGCAAGCAGGTCGCCGCCTTGGACGCAGATCGGAGCATCGACTGGCGCCGGGTCACGTCCGAGAACGCGCAGCGAGTTCTCGGCTAG
- a CDS encoding DUF4174 domain-containing protein — MAVKHSILRSTVVLAVLLISGALGSATAMAAELGDYRWERRPLLVFAPAQSDPRLTATLSRIEATGCDFASRDMVLGQVLATGGSTLDGQPVDAEQSQRLRTQFTVDANSFAVVLIGKDGGEKLRVTEVPDLRQIYTVIDGMPMRGNEIRANPRRC; from the coding sequence ATGGCCGTCAAGCACAGCATCCTCCGATCGACGGTTGTCCTTGCAGTTCTGCTGATCAGTGGCGCCCTCGGATCGGCAACCGCCATGGCCGCTGAACTCGGCGACTATCGCTGGGAACGTCGTCCTCTGCTGGTGTTCGCGCCCGCGCAGAGCGACCCACGACTCACCGCGACGTTGAGCCGCATCGAAGCGACCGGCTGTGACTTCGCCTCCCGCGACATGGTGCTCGGGCAGGTGCTGGCCACCGGCGGCAGCACGCTCGATGGTCAACCCGTCGACGCCGAGCAGTCGCAGCGGCTGCGGACGCAGTTCACGGTCGACGCGAACTCTTTCGCAGTGGTGTTGATCGGCAAAGACGGCGGCGAGAAATTGCGCGTCACCGAGGTCCCCGACCTTCGGCAGATCTACACCGTGATCGACGGTATGCCGATGCGCGGCAACGAGATTCGTGCCAATCCGAGGCGGTGTTGA
- a CDS encoding pyridoxamine 5'-phosphate oxidase family protein, which translates to MPRKLSDDEVKAFLDSRPGWAILTTIEKDGFPHSVPLGYFRLGSDIVMGVRDGTRKVANIESNPNVSVLLEDGSTMADIRGVMLQGRARIVRESGEALELAREGARARGVAESDWPTAPRPGAAYIRVTPVRTVSWDYGNSGSDHA; encoded by the coding sequence ATGCCACGCAAACTCAGTGACGACGAAGTCAAGGCCTTCCTGGACAGCCGCCCGGGCTGGGCGATCCTGACCACCATTGAGAAAGATGGGTTCCCGCACTCGGTACCTCTCGGCTACTTCCGCCTCGGCAGCGACATCGTCATGGGTGTGCGAGACGGCACGCGCAAAGTGGCCAACATCGAAAGCAACCCGAACGTGAGTGTCTTGCTCGAAGACGGCTCGACGATGGCAGACATTCGCGGTGTGATGCTTCAAGGCCGCGCTCGCATCGTTCGCGAATCAGGGGAGGCACTCGAGCTCGCGAGGGAAGGCGCTCGGGCGCGGGGCGTGGCAGAGTCCGACTGGCCCACCGCACCCAGACCGGGCGCAGCCTATATCCGCGTGACACCCGTTCGAACCGTGTCCTGGGACTACGGAAATTCGGGCTCGGACCACGCCTAG